The Streptomyces venezuelae genomic interval CGCTACGGCCCGTACGTCACCGAGATCCTGCCCGAGGGCACTCCGAAGACCGGCAAGAACGCGGTGAAGCCGCGGACGGCCTCCCTCTTCAAGTCGATGGCGCTCGACACCGTCACCCTGGAGGACGCGCTCCGGCTGATGTCCCTGCCCCGGGTCGTCGGCGCGGATGCCGAGGGCGTCGAGATCACCGCGCAGAACGGCCGCTACGGCCCGTACCTGAAGAAGGGCACGGACTCGCGGTCGCTCACCGAGGAGGAGCAGCTCTTCACGATCACGCTCGAAGAGGCGCTCGCGATCTACGCGCAGCCGAAGCAGCGTGGCCGGGCGGCGGCCAAGCCCCCGCTGAAGGAGCTGGGCACGGACCCGGTCAGCGAGAAGCCCGTGGTCGTCAAGGACGGGCGCTTCGGCCCGTACGTGACGGACGGCGAGACGAACGCCACCCTGCGGACCGGCGACAGCGTGGAGACGATCACGCCGGAGCGCGGTTACGAGCTCCTCGCCGAGAAGCGCGCCAAGGGACCGGCGAAGAAGGTCGCCAAGAAGGCCCCGGCGAAGAAGGCCACCGCGAAGAAGGCGACGGCCAAGAAGACGGCCACGAAGACGGCGGCGAAGAAGACCACCGCCGCCAAGACGACGGCCGCGAAGAAGACCACGGCGGCGAAGACCACCGCCGCGAAGAAGACGGCCGCGGCCAGGAAGACGGCGGCGGCTCAGCCGGAGTAGCCGTGCGGCCGGCCTGCGGGGCGGCTCGGGGTGTGCGGGAGGGGCGGAGGCCGGTGGCCTTCGCCCCTCCCGCGTTCGTCCTGTCACAGGCTCGTCCGGATGTTCGGTCGGAGGCCGCGGGGAGCAAGGGCGTCCGGATAGGGTGGACGGATGACGCGAGCAGAGCAGCCAGACCGCCTCGGCGATTCCGACGCCGCACTCGTCGCGGATTCCCAGGAGCGTGCCGTACGGGCCCTCCTGCGCCATCAGCCCTTGCGCAGACTGTGGGGCGCCCAGGTCGCCGGCGGCGTCGGTGACGCCCTCGCCCTCCTCGTCCTCGTCCTGCTCGGCCTCCAGGCGGCCGTCGCCGCGGGTGCCCTCGGGGGCGGCTACCGCGGCGCCGCGTTCGCCGTGGCCGCCGTCGTCGGTACGCGCCTGCTCGCCACGGTCCTCTTCGGGGCCGTCCTGCTCGGGCCGCTCACCTCGCTCACCCGGCCCGACGGCCCGCTCGACCGCCGCTGGACCATGATCGGCGCCGACGGGCTGCGGATCGCGCTCCTCGTCATCGCCCCCCTGTGGATCGACTGGACCCCCGAGAACGCGCTCTGGTACCTCCTCGGCACCGTCTTCGTCACCGGAGCGGCCGAGCGGCTCTGGACGGTCTGCCGCGAGGGCGCCGCGCCCGCGCTGCTGCCCGCTCCGCCGCTGGAGGGCGACGCCGTACGGCCGCTCCCCGACCACCTCGGCGCGCTGCGCCGGCTGTCCCAGCGCACCGGCTTCCTCGCGGTGCCCGCCGCGGCCGCCGTCCTGCTCGTCGCGACGCTCGTCGGCAATCTGCTCGGCGCCGGAATCGACTGGTTCTCGCTGCACCAGGCCGCCCTCGGTTCGTACGTGGCAGCCGGCCTGTTCGCCGCCTCCGTCACCGGCCTCTACGTGATGGCCCTGCCCGGCGGAGCCACGCCGAGGCCCCGTTCGCCGCTGGAGGGCCTGCGCCGCCCGTCGGCGGCCGGCACCGACTCCGCCGGCGAGGGCAAGGGCCGTACCGGCGACAAGGGCCGCACCGGCGCCCTGCCGCTGCTGGTCCTGACCTGCGCCACCGTCGCCGGGGCGATCGCCGCGGCCGCGTCCCTCGCCGTGCTCCACGCGTACGGCCTGGGCGGCGGCCCCGTCACCTACGCCCTCCTGATCCTCGCGCTCAGCGGCGCCACCGCCGTCGGCATCCGCACCGCGCGTAAGGTCCTGCCCGTCCTGTCCCGGCGCCGGCTGCTCGCCCTCGCGACCGCCGTCACCGGAGTCGCGCTGATCGCCATGGGCCTGGTCCCGGACACCGCGACCGTGCTGTTCCTCGCCGTCCTCGCCGGGTACGCGGCCGGGGTCGCCGCCAACACCGGCCACACCCTCGTCGACCAGGAGACCGAGGAGCCGCGCCGGGCCCGGACCACCGAGCACCTCCAGGCCAACGCCCGCGTCGGCATGGCCGTCGGCGCGCTCGCCGCGCCGCTGCTCGCCGCCGCCATCGGGCCGTACCGCCTCGCCACCGGCAGCACCGTCATCGCGGAGGGCGGTGCCGCCTTCACGCTCGCCCTGGTCGGCGCCCTGCTGCTGCCCGTCGCCGCGCTCGTCCTCGCGAAGACCGACGACCGCGCCGGGGTCCCGCTCCGCCGCGACCTGCGCGACGCGCTGCGGGGCTCCGACCCGGCCCAGGCACCCGCCGCGACCGGCTTCTTCATCGCCCTCGAGGGCGGCGACGGAGCCGGGAAGTCCACCCAGGTCCAGGCGCTCGCCGAGTGGATCCGGGCGAAGGGCCACGAGGTCGTCGTCACCCGCGAGCCCGGTGCCACCCCGATCGGCAAGCGGCTCCGCTCGATCCTCCTCGACGTGTCGTCGGCGGGGCTCTCGAACCGCGCCGAGGCCCTGCTGTACGCGGCCGACCGCGCCGAGCACGTCGACTCCCTGGTCCGGCCGGCTCTGGAGCGGGGCGCGATCGTCCTCTCCGACCGGTACATCGACTCGTCCGTGGCCTACCAGGGCGCCGGCCGCGACCTGTCCCCGACGGAGATCGCCCGGATCTCGCGCTGGGCGACGGACGGGCTCGTCCCGAACCTCACCGTGGTCCTCGACGTCTCCCCGGAGACGGCCCGGGAGCGCTTCACCGAGGCGCCCGACCGTCTGGAGTCCGAGCCGCCGGAGTTCCACGCGCGCGTGCGGGCCGGTTTCCTCGCCCTCGCGGCCGCAGACCCGAGCCGCTACCTCGTCGTCGACGCCGGGCAGGAGCCCGAGGACGTCACCACCGTCGTACGCCACCGGCTCGACCGGGTGCTGCCGCTCTCCGAGGCCGAGGTGAAGGCCGCGGAGGAGGCTCGCCGGAAGGCCGAGGAGGAGGCGCGGCGGCTGGCGGAGGAAGAGGCCGCCCGCAAGGCCGAGGAGGAGCGCCTGGAGCGCGAGCGGCAGGAGCAGCTCGCCAAGCTCCGCGCCGAGGAGGAGGAGCGCAAGCGGCGCGAGGAGGAGGAAGCGCGCCGCCTTGAGGCCGAGCGCCAGGCCGAGGAGGAGCGCCGCCGCGCCGAGGAGGCCCGGATCGCCGCCGAGCTCGCCGCCGAGGAGGAGCGCAAGCGCCTCGCCGCCGAGGAGAAGGCCCGCCTGGAGGAGCAGGAGCGCATCCGCAAGGAGGCCGAGGAGGAGGCGCGGCTCCGGGCCGAGGCGGAGGAGCGCCGCCTGGAGAAGCAGCGCAAGGCCGAGGAGGCCCTGCTCCGGGCCGAGGAGGCCCGCCGGATGGCCGAGGCCGCTGCCGCCGCGAAGGCGGCGGAGGAGGCCGCGGCGAAGGCTGCCGCGGAGAAGGTCGCGGCCGAGGCCGCCGCCAAGGCCGCCGCAGAGAAGGCCGCGGCCGAACGGGCCGCCGCGGAGCAGGCGGCGGCGCAGCGCGCGGCGGCGGAGCAGAAGGCGGCTGCCGAGAGGAAGGCCGCTGCCGAGAAGGCGGCGGCCGAGCGTGCGGCGGCCGAGGAGAAGGCCGCTGTCGCGCGTGCCGCTGCCGAGAAGGCCGCTGCCGAGAAGGCAGCCGCTGAGCGGGCTGCTGCCGAGCGGGCCGCCCGGGCCCGTGAGGTGTCGGCGAACGAGGTCACCGTGCCGACGCCGGTGGTGAAGCCGGACGCCGCGCCCGAGGCACCCACCGTCTCGCCCGAAGAGGTCACCGTGGCCACCCCGATCCTGAAGCCGGAGGCCGAGACGGCCGTCCTGCCGCAGATCCGGGACCCGCGGGCCGTCGACGAGACCGCCGTCCTGCCCGCGGTGCAGGATCCCCGCGTGTCCGACCCGGCCGACCGGGTGCCGCAGGGCATCTTCCGCGACGAGCGGCAGCAGCCCGCGCAGCCGCAGCAGCCGCAGCAGCCGCACGGGGCGAACGACCGGACCCGTGAGCTGCCTCAGCTCGACGAGAACGGGCAGCCGCGCCGCCGTTCGGACTGGGCCGAGGAGACCCCCCTCGACGATCTGCCGACCCTCGCGGACGAGCTGTTCGGCCCGCACGACGACGAGAACGACGGCCGTCGTCGCCGCTGACGCGCCGAGGTACCGCGGCTCGGTCCGCGTGCTTGGTCCGCGTGGGTGTCCCGCGTGCTTCCGGGTCGATGGTGCAGCTAGCCCCACCATCGACCCGGAAGCCAGCTCCATACCGCTGTGACCTGTGCTTTTCTAGCCTCGTCGGTATGACGACGACAGCAGTGACGGAGTACGGTGCCGCCCTCGCCCTGGACGGGGTGAGCCGCACGTACGGAGGCGGGGCGCCCGCGCTCGACGGGGTGGACCTCGTCGTTCCGCGCGGGCGTTTCGTGGCCGTGATGGGCAGGTCGGGTTCCGGGAAGTCCACGCTGCTGCGCTGCGCGGCGGGCCTCGAACGGCCGACGGCGGGCACGGTACGGATCGGGGGCACCGACCTCGCCACCCTGAAGGCGCCCGCGCTCACCCGGCTGCGACGCGACCGCGTCGGCTTCGTCTTCCAGTCGCTGAACCTCGTCTCCGCCCTGAACGTACGCGAGAACGTCACCCTGCCCCTGCTGCTCGCCGGCGCCCGCGAGGGCCGTGAGCTCGACGCCCGCGCCCTGGCCGGTCTCGCCGCCGTGGGACTCGCCGACCGGGCCGAGGACCTGCCGGAGAACCTCTCCGGCGGCCAGCGCCAGCGGGTGGCGATCGCCCGGGCCCTCATCGACGAACCCGAGGTCGTCTTCGCCGACGAGCCGACCGCCGCGCTCGACCCGGTCACCGCCGCCGGGGTCCTCGCCCTGCTGAGGCGCGCCGTGGACGAGCACGGCCGGACCGTCGTCCTCGTCACGCACGACCCGGTGGCGGCGGCGTGGACGGACGAGGCGGTGTTCCTGGAGCGCGGCCGACTGGTCGGCCGCCTCGACAGGCCGGACGAGGCCGGGATCCGGGCGGCCCTCGGCGCGCCGGCCGGTCGGCACCTGGCGGTCGCACGATGAGCGCGCTCGGGAACCCGGCGGTGAGGCTGCTCGCCGCCCGGTCGCTGCGGACGCACCGCAAGGCCTGGGCGGCCGTCTTCGCGGCCGTCGTCGTCACCTCCGCGCTGCTCGGCGCGCTCGCCCTCGCGATCGGTTCGGCCGGACTCGGCCACGCGCGCGTGGAGCGGTACGCGGCGGCGCCCGTCGTCGTCGCGGGTGACCAGGAGATCAGCTGGACGACCGACCCGTGGGGCAGCGAGCCGACGACCGTCTCGGCGGGGCTGACCGAGCGCGTACGGATCCCGGCCGCGGCCGTCGACGTCCTGCGCGAGGTCCCGGGCGTCCGGGCCGCGGTCCCGGACGTCACCTTCGTCGTACGGGAGTCGGGGACGGGGGCCGCTGCCCCGGCGGGTGCCGAGGGCGCGGCGTACGCCGGGCGGTCCTGGGAGGCCGCCGCGCTCGCGCCGTACGAGCTGCTCGACGGGCGGGAGCCCCGTAAGGCCGGCGAGGCCGTCGCGGGGACCGGCGCCGGGGTCCGGGTCGGGGACACCGTGGCCGGGCGGAAGGTCGTCGGCGTGGCCGAGGGGCCCGCCGCCCTGTACGTCACCGCGCAGGAGGCGCGGCGGCTCGCCGGGCACCCGGGCGCCGTGGACGCAGTCGGGGTCCTCGCCGAGCCCGGCGTCCCCGTGGACACCCTCCACGCGCGCGTGCGGGCGGCTCTGGACGGTGCCGGGCTCAAGGACACCGCGGCGGGGCAGCCCCTCCGGGCACTCACCGGCGACGGCCGGGGCGGCGCCGAACACCTCGCCGCGCCGCCCGCCCGCACCGAGCTCCTCCAGCTCCTCGCCGCCGTCTCCGGAACGGTTCTCCTCATCGCCGTCCTCGTCCTCTCCTCGCTCGTCGCGCAGGCGCTCGGCCAGCGCGGCCCCGAGCGGGACCTG includes:
- the tmk gene encoding dTMP kinase, yielding MTRAEQPDRLGDSDAALVADSQERAVRALLRHQPLRRLWGAQVAGGVGDALALLVLVLLGLQAAVAAGALGGGYRGAAFAVAAVVGTRLLATVLFGAVLLGPLTSLTRPDGPLDRRWTMIGADGLRIALLVIAPLWIDWTPENALWYLLGTVFVTGAAERLWTVCREGAAPALLPAPPLEGDAVRPLPDHLGALRRLSQRTGFLAVPAAAAVLLVATLVGNLLGAGIDWFSLHQAALGSYVAAGLFAASVTGLYVMALPGGATPRPRSPLEGLRRPSAAGTDSAGEGKGRTGDKGRTGALPLLVLTCATVAGAIAAAASLAVLHAYGLGGGPVTYALLILALSGATAVGIRTARKVLPVLSRRRLLALATAVTGVALIAMGLVPDTATVLFLAVLAGYAAGVAANTGHTLVDQETEEPRRARTTEHLQANARVGMAVGALAAPLLAAAIGPYRLATGSTVIAEGGAAFTLALVGALLLPVAALVLAKTDDRAGVPLRRDLRDALRGSDPAQAPAATGFFIALEGGDGAGKSTQVQALAEWIRAKGHEVVVTREPGATPIGKRLRSILLDVSSAGLSNRAEALLYAADRAEHVDSLVRPALERGAIVLSDRYIDSSVAYQGAGRDLSPTEIARISRWATDGLVPNLTVVLDVSPETARERFTEAPDRLESEPPEFHARVRAGFLALAAADPSRYLVVDAGQEPEDVTTVVRHRLDRVLPLSEAEVKAAEEARRKAEEEARRLAEEEAARKAEEERLERERQEQLAKLRAEEEERKRREEEEARRLEAERQAEEERRRAEEARIAAELAAEEERKRLAAEEKARLEEQERIRKEAEEEARLRAEAEERRLEKQRKAEEALLRAEEARRMAEAAAAAKAAEEAAAKAAAEKVAAEAAAKAAAEKAAAERAAAEQAAAQRAAAEQKAAAERKAAAEKAAAERAAAEEKAAVARAAAEKAAAEKAAAERAAAERAARAREVSANEVTVPTPVVKPDAAPEAPTVSPEEVTVATPILKPEAETAVLPQIRDPRAVDETAVLPAVQDPRVSDPADRVPQGIFRDERQQPAQPQQPQQPHGANDRTRELPQLDENGQPRRRSDWAEETPLDDLPTLADELFGPHDDENDGRRRR
- a CDS encoding ABC transporter ATP-binding protein produces the protein MTTTAVTEYGAALALDGVSRTYGGGAPALDGVDLVVPRGRFVAVMGRSGSGKSTLLRCAAGLERPTAGTVRIGGTDLATLKAPALTRLRRDRVGFVFQSLNLVSALNVRENVTLPLLLAGAREGRELDARALAGLAAVGLADRAEDLPENLSGGQRQRVAIARALIDEPEVVFADEPTAALDPVTAAGVLALLRRAVDEHGRTVVLVTHDPVAAAWTDEAVFLERGRLVGRLDRPDEAGIRAALGAPAGRHLAVAR